One Echinicola strongylocentroti DNA window includes the following coding sequences:
- a CDS encoding sodium/sugar symporter — MDFNTLDIIIFTAYCLLIIGMGLFVSREKKGHEKNAQDYFLASKALPWWAVGASLIASNISAEQFIGMSGSGFALGLAISTYEWMAAATLVVVGVFFLPIYLKEGIYTMPQFLHRRYDSRVRLLMAVFWLLIYVFVNLTSVLYLGALSLQTIMGVPLEYGIYGLAFFAMVYSIYGGLKAVAWTDVVQVCFLVAGGLATTYLALSMVGEGSVWDGLGKLREAAPKHFSMIVQKGEMMIPDGEGGARDAYLDLPGLSVLIGSMWIINLTYWGCNQYITQRALAAKSLNEAQKGMVFAGFLKLLMPLIVVVPGIAAYVIVQEGIDVPFVQAMTDASTSSIKSDKAYPALLQLLPSGLKGLAFAALTAAIVSSLASMTNSTSTIFTIDIFKSYINKGITERKQVTVGRLTTLVAFVVAALVAPQLRQLDQAFQYIQEYTGFVSPGVFAIFMFGFFWKKTTSDAAMTAAILTIPLSAMFKFLTPSLPFIDRMGVVFVILAVLMVVISLVQGKGKDSPNAIEIDKKLFKTSSTFKVGAAIIILGLVVLYAVFW; from the coding sequence ATGGATTTTAATACGCTTGATATAATTATTTTCACGGCATACTGTCTGCTGATTATTGGGATGGGGCTTTTTGTGTCCAGAGAGAAAAAAGGACATGAAAAGAATGCCCAAGATTACTTTTTGGCGAGCAAGGCATTGCCATGGTGGGCAGTAGGCGCTTCACTGATTGCTTCCAATATTTCAGCTGAACAGTTCATAGGGATGTCAGGGTCTGGATTTGCGCTTGGTCTGGCGATCAGCACCTATGAATGGATGGCGGCGGCCACATTGGTGGTGGTAGGGGTGTTTTTTCTGCCCATCTACCTGAAGGAGGGCATTTACACGATGCCACAGTTTCTGCACAGGAGGTACGACAGTAGGGTAAGACTGCTCATGGCCGTATTTTGGCTATTGATCTATGTGTTTGTAAACCTTACGTCAGTGCTGTATTTGGGAGCGCTGAGTTTACAGACCATCATGGGGGTTCCGCTGGAATACGGGATTTATGGATTGGCATTCTTTGCAATGGTATACTCCATCTATGGAGGGCTTAAAGCGGTAGCTTGGACCGATGTGGTCCAAGTGTGTTTCTTGGTGGCTGGTGGCTTGGCGACTACGTATTTGGCACTGTCCATGGTCGGTGAAGGCAGTGTTTGGGATGGATTGGGTAAGCTTCGGGAGGCTGCGCCAAAGCATTTTTCGATGATTGTCCAAAAAGGGGAAATGATGATTCCTGATGGAGAAGGAGGAGCGAGGGATGCTTACCTGGACCTGCCGGGACTTAGCGTGCTGATAGGGAGTATGTGGATCATTAATTTGACGTATTGGGGGTGTAACCAGTACATCACCCAACGGGCATTGGCCGCAAAAAGCCTAAACGAAGCCCAAAAAGGGATGGTGTTTGCCGGCTTTTTGAAATTACTGATGCCTTTGATCGTAGTGGTTCCAGGGATAGCCGCCTATGTCATCGTCCAAGAAGGGATCGATGTGCCTTTTGTACAAGCCATGACGGATGCATCCACGTCCAGCATAAAGTCCGATAAAGCCTATCCGGCCCTGCTTCAGTTATTGCCGTCTGGGTTGAAAGGGTTGGCTTTTGCAGCGCTTACAGCTGCTATTGTCTCTTCATTGGCCTCCATGACAAACAGTACTTCCACTATTTTTACAATTGATATTTTTAAATCCTATATCAATAAAGGAATTACAGAGCGCAAACAAGTTACTGTGGGGAGGTTAACGACCCTAGTGGCTTTTGTGGTGGCGGCATTGGTGGCACCACAGCTAAGACAGCTAGATCAAGCCTTCCAGTATATTCAGGAGTACACGGGATTTGTGTCACCTGGTGTATTTGCCATTTTTATGTTTGGGTTCTTTTGGAAGAAAACCACTTCCGATGCAGCGATGACGGCAGCGATACTCACGATTCCCTTATCGGCGATGTTCAAGTTTCTGACTCCCTCGCTTCCATTTATCGATAGAATGGGGGTGGTATTTGTGATCCTAGCGGTATTGATGGTGGTTATCAGTTTGGTACAGGGCAAAGGAAAAGACAGTCCCAATGCCATTGAAATCGATAAGAAGCTGTTCAAGACGAGCTCAACCTTCAAGGTAGGAGCAGCTATAATCATCTTGGGACTCGTGGTATTATATGCCGTCTTTTGGTGA
- a CDS encoding RagB/SusD family nutrient uptake outer membrane protein produces MKLTINKRAITLTLGISLMMVSGCDKNLLDQTNPNAITPDTFWRNEDDAKKAVVGAYSPFTDIWYYSRMEIFASDYRDDIVNGFGTSDRTNPGRFEGTAIGNVNVWLWTVIWKIISRSNEILANVPAIDMDETKKNNILGEAHFLRGLNYFNAVNNWRNIPLITEPIESIEASKDILQAAPEDVWNQIITDLKNAQDLLPPSWSPADIGRATSGAATAMLGKAYLYTEQYSLARDEFAKIMDGRYQLVDDYGDNFSSFSENNEESIFEIQFVLDDNRGWGGDAAGVGRTNSFTPDLAPRGFTGQDGMRINDWVLDLFLDERTVNGEIDPRAFNTLFWRTDETTTYEGETLAATIYEGKRYDDVYGSDENRVWGKKYLGLDEGVTTANFQQSPNNLRLIRYADVLLMFAEADMMANGGNATQAAVDAVNEVRSRADMPPFGLEMTIQDVRDERVKELALERVRYFDLLRWGLVKEKIVDNPEVKSESGGTGAYKPGREYFDLPQNEFNNNSNFEHNPGYE; encoded by the coding sequence ATGAAACTTACTATAAATAAAAGAGCAATCACACTGACATTGGGCATCTCGCTGATGATGGTGTCCGGCTGTGACAAAAACCTGCTGGATCAGACCAATCCCAATGCCATCACACCAGATACCTTCTGGAGGAATGAGGATGACGCCAAAAAGGCCGTTGTAGGTGCCTATAGTCCTTTTACTGATATTTGGTATTATAGCCGAATGGAGATCTTTGCATCTGACTATAGAGATGATATTGTCAATGGCTTTGGTACCTCAGACCGTACCAATCCCGGGAGATTTGAAGGTACCGCTATCGGAAATGTCAATGTCTGGCTGTGGACTGTAATATGGAAAATCATATCCAGGTCCAATGAAATCTTGGCTAATGTACCTGCCATAGATATGGATGAAACCAAAAAGAACAATATCCTTGGTGAGGCACATTTCCTTAGAGGGTTGAATTATTTTAATGCGGTCAACAATTGGCGCAATATCCCGCTGATTACAGAGCCCATTGAATCGATAGAGGCTTCCAAGGATATATTGCAGGCTGCTCCGGAAGACGTTTGGAACCAGATTATAACAGATCTAAAGAACGCCCAAGACCTACTGCCTCCTTCTTGGTCACCTGCAGACATCGGTAGGGCCACCTCCGGTGCTGCTACTGCCATGCTAGGAAAGGCTTATCTCTATACAGAGCAGTACAGCCTGGCCCGTGATGAGTTTGCCAAAATCATGGACGGGCGATACCAGTTGGTCGATGATTATGGAGATAATTTCAGCTCATTTTCAGAAAATAATGAAGAGTCCATTTTTGAAATCCAGTTTGTGCTGGACGATAACAGAGGATGGGGAGGTGATGCAGCAGGTGTAGGCCGGACCAATTCCTTTACGCCTGATTTAGCACCTAGGGGCTTTACAGGACAGGATGGCATGCGGATAAACGACTGGGTGCTCGACTTGTTTTTGGACGAACGGACGGTCAATGGGGAAATCGACCCAAGAGCTTTCAATACCTTGTTTTGGAGAACCGATGAAACGACCACCTATGAAGGTGAAACGCTTGCGGCGACGATTTATGAAGGAAAACGCTATGATGACGTGTACGGATCGGACGAGAACAGGGTCTGGGGAAAGAAATATCTTGGCCTCGATGAAGGAGTGACCACGGCTAATTTCCAACAATCACCCAATAACCTCCGACTGATACGTTACGCAGATGTCTTGCTGATGTTTGCTGAAGCAGATATGATGGCCAATGGAGGTAATGCCACCCAAGCAGCAGTGGATGCGGTAAATGAAGTCCGATCCCGGGCTGATATGCCTCCCTTCGGTTTGGAAATGACCATTCAGGACGTAAGGGATGAACGTGTAAAAGAACTCGCTTTGGAGAGGGTACGTTATTTTGATTTGCTGCGATGGGGATTGGTCAAAGAAAAAATCGTGGATAATCCGGAAGTCAAATCTGAAAGTGGCGGTACCGGTGCCTACAAACCAGGTCGGGAGTATTTTGACCTGCCCCAGAATGAATTTAACAATAACTCCAACTTTGAGCATAATCCGGGATATGAATAA
- a CDS encoding SusC/RagA family TonB-linked outer membrane protein has translation MKKALRTMKVLVARKSKILLCLPIYFIALLSYGQSQKISGKVTSSADGQPLPIVNILEKGTSNGAVADMDGSYTIEVSGPEAVLVFSSIGFLKKEITVGNQTTIDVALEEDVQSLDEVVVIGYGSQKKSDLTGSVGTVSSEEINKYTNADATQAIQGRVPGVRVDANGGTPGANSIVTIRGTGTMSDSGPLYVIDGMLTNSMDMLNPADIESVSVLKDASASAIYGSRAANGVIIVTTKKGTKGEIKVDTDFSYGWQKAVNTIDWANAQEYATIRNMANDNDGTPRSPANDSQFDPSIDSDIQAANLRVAPIFNGNIRVSGGGENATYSISANHLDQVGIVQESDYTRTNIRANSTFTKGRFKLEETIGLTRTVNNPNNYFNQERDLLPTIPIYDEEGNFTASSMPDGGTSIYGIGNITNSLGLASVEDRTVTRNSVLGNIAASFEIIDGLTYKLNLGLDQYSQNNYTFTPTFFFNATLLGRQDFAELRETNTNFLSSLAENTLNFSRVFGDHSLNLLAGYTTQKTHSRSLGIVATGFPNNEVRVASAAENRAQAPSRDVTTGLRSYFGRVNYSYDSRYLLTATIRRDGSSLFREDLRWGTFPSVALGWNISEEDFMEDITFLSDLKIRASYGELGSNNVAAYSIDPEMNLFSEAILGEGQNRVPGTSITKPVNRDIRWETTKTTDIGLEFSMLNNRLQFTMDYFNKKSEDILLSITVPRYTGLDGRVPSNVATIENRGFEFSTVYNQMVGEVNLNLAANFTVLDNEVTELGIPDPIFGGGYSSNGLSATLTDVGQPVASFFGYKVLGIYQSDDEAIQDGRTDGAGAGDLRFQDTNGDGALTEDDRVFLGSSIPNFEYGFNVNASWKNFDLSLFFNGVSGNKILNGNRYRGYFDTEGNYLADAMNAWTPENTDTDVPQMTLLDFGFNRRMSDYVLESGAYFRLKNLQIGYTLPEVLTEKLRIQRLRVYSSLQNVFTITNYTGYYPIVGRGSRDRGSDQNIFNQGVDESAYPTPRTYQFGLQISF, from the coding sequence ATGAAAAAAGCTCTACGCACCATGAAGGTGTTAGTTGCCCGTAAAAGCAAGATCTTGCTTTGCTTGCCCATTTATTTTATTGCCCTACTATCCTATGGGCAAAGTCAAAAAATCTCGGGAAAGGTCACTTCATCTGCTGATGGCCAACCATTGCCCATTGTAAACATTCTTGAAAAAGGCACTTCTAACGGAGCTGTGGCAGATATGGATGGGAGCTATACCATAGAAGTCAGCGGCCCAGAAGCTGTTTTAGTATTCAGTTCCATTGGTTTCCTAAAAAAAGAAATCACTGTCGGAAACCAAACGACCATTGATGTGGCCTTGGAGGAGGATGTACAGTCCCTGGATGAGGTGGTGGTCATCGGTTATGGCTCACAAAAAAAGAGTGACCTGACCGGATCCGTAGGTACTGTTTCATCAGAAGAGATCAACAAATATACTAATGCAGATGCTACCCAAGCGATCCAAGGACGTGTCCCCGGTGTCAGGGTAGATGCGAATGGCGGCACGCCAGGCGCCAACTCCATCGTCACCATCCGTGGTACAGGCACCATGTCCGACTCCGGTCCTCTGTATGTGATAGACGGGATGCTTACCAATAGCATGGATATGCTCAACCCGGCAGATATAGAATCGGTCAGTGTGTTGAAAGATGCCTCTGCCAGTGCGATTTATGGCTCTAGAGCAGCCAATGGTGTCATTATCGTGACCACCAAAAAAGGCACTAAGGGAGAGATTAAAGTCGATACGGATTTTAGCTATGGATGGCAGAAAGCAGTCAATACCATCGATTGGGCCAATGCCCAGGAATATGCCACTATCAGAAACATGGCCAACGATAATGATGGTACTCCTAGGTCACCAGCAAATGATAGCCAGTTTGATCCTTCCATTGATAGTGATATCCAAGCTGCCAATCTCCGAGTGGCGCCTATATTTAACGGTAATATCAGGGTGTCAGGCGGTGGAGAGAATGCTACATATAGTATCTCTGCCAATCACCTGGATCAAGTAGGTATTGTACAGGAGTCTGATTACACCAGAACAAATATCCGTGCCAATTCCACTTTCACCAAAGGGAGGTTTAAGCTAGAAGAAACCATCGGACTTACCCGAACGGTAAATAACCCCAATAATTACTTTAACCAAGAGCGTGATTTATTGCCTACGATTCCCATATATGACGAAGAAGGGAATTTCACGGCCTCTTCCATGCCTGATGGTGGTACTTCTATTTACGGCATAGGCAACATCACCAACTCACTGGGGCTGGCATCTGTAGAGGACAGGACCGTCACACGAAACAGTGTGTTGGGGAATATAGCCGCTTCCTTCGAAATCATTGATGGGCTTACGTACAAATTGAACCTGGGGCTGGATCAATACAGCCAAAACAATTATACCTTTACTCCGACATTTTTCTTTAATGCCACCCTATTGGGAAGACAGGATTTTGCCGAACTAAGGGAAACCAATACGAATTTCCTATCATCTCTGGCAGAGAATACCTTGAACTTTTCCAGGGTCTTTGGCGATCATTCCCTGAATTTATTGGCGGGGTATACTACGCAGAAGACCCACTCTCGATCACTCGGGATAGTAGCCACAGGGTTTCCAAACAACGAAGTCCGTGTGGCTTCCGCAGCCGAAAACAGGGCGCAAGCACCATCTAGGGATGTCACCACTGGTCTTCGTTCTTATTTTGGCAGGGTAAATTATTCCTATGACAGCAGATACCTACTTACTGCTACCATTCGCCGGGATGGATCATCTCTCTTTAGGGAAGACCTCAGGTGGGGGACCTTCCCATCTGTTGCCTTGGGTTGGAATATCAGCGAGGAAGATTTTATGGAGGACATTACTTTTCTGTCTGATCTAAAAATCCGGGCAAGTTATGGTGAGTTGGGATCCAATAATGTGGCTGCTTATTCCATAGATCCAGAAATGAACCTTTTTAGTGAGGCCATTTTGGGAGAAGGACAAAATAGGGTGCCAGGAACATCGATCACCAAGCCTGTCAATAGGGATATCCGCTGGGAGACCACTAAAACAACGGATATAGGACTTGAATTCAGTATGCTAAATAACCGTCTTCAATTTACGATGGATTATTTCAACAAAAAATCAGAGGACATTCTCCTGAGCATCACCGTACCAAGGTACACGGGATTGGATGGAAGAGTGCCCAGCAATGTAGCCACTATCGAAAACCGTGGCTTTGAGTTCAGTACAGTTTATAACCAAATGGTAGGAGAGGTAAACCTGAATTTGGCGGCCAATTTTACAGTGCTTGATAATGAAGTGACCGAGCTAGGAATACCAGACCCCATATTTGGTGGAGGATACAGCTCTAATGGACTAAGTGCTACCCTTACAGATGTGGGGCAGCCGGTAGCTTCCTTTTTTGGCTACAAAGTGCTAGGGATATATCAATCCGATGATGAAGCGATCCAAGATGGCCGTACTGACGGTGCCGGAGCCGGTGATCTTCGCTTTCAGGATACCAACGGTGATGGAGCACTTACAGAAGATGATCGCGTCTTTTTGGGTAGTTCTATCCCGAATTTTGAATATGGATTTAATGTGAACGCGAGCTGGAAGAATTTCGATTTGAGTTTGTTCTTCAATGGAGTGTCAGGAAACAAGATCCTGAATGGGAATCGCTACAGGGGGTACTTTGATACGGAAGGAAACTACCTGGCCGATGCCATGAATGCTTGGACACCGGAAAATACCGATACGGATGTTCCGCAGATGACCTTACTGGACTTTGGGTTTAACAGGCGAATGTCCGATTATGTGTTGGAAAGTGGCGCCTACTTTAGGTTGAAGAACCTTCAGATTGGTTACACCTTGCCAGAAGTGCTGACGGAGAAGCTGAGGATTCAGCGGTTGAGGGTGTACAGTTCCTTGCAGAATGTGTTTACTATCACTAACTACACAGGGTATTACCCTATTGTGGGCCGAGGTAGTAGAGACAGGGGATCAGACCAGAATATCTTTAACCAAGGGGTAGATGAAAGTGCTTATCCCACCCCTAGGACTTATCAGTTTGGACTTCAGATATCATTTTAA
- a CDS encoding VCBS repeat-containing protein — protein sequence MNNSYPTLLLLLCTVIVSCTRSSSDKSSAPLFSPVVPQSSNVHFSNDIIENDTLNYFNFPYLYMGGGVAIGDVNGDDLSDIYLTGNQKPNKLYLNQGDFSFKDVSETAGVQGDGRWYTGTLMADFNQDGWLDIYACVSGKSGRTDNQLFINNQDGTFSEMASTYGLDDLGHSIHATTVDFDRDGLLDVFVANYPLVPVSQGNLFYKELMDQNSWEDAGHLYRNLGNGNFQEVTAEAGIQNFGLTLGVMAADFNDDGWDDLYLSNDFNVPDYFYINNQDGTFREVSQEAMNQTSMFGMGIDVGDVNRDGLLDLVQVDMTPEDHQRSKTNMASMSPRTFYEAVALGFHYQYMQNSLQLNQGSNKQTPMFSNIARYAGIATTDWSWAPLLADLDNDGFADLFVTNGMKRDVNNNDANMEIDEQSFFGNDLVLDINKLPSTPISNYAFKNIDGLQFQKTSKDWGLDQPGFSNGAAYADLDSDGDLDLVINNLGDKASIYENSGTGNSFLRVKLQGAANNPFGIGTKLEVYYQGNQQFIQHITSRGFQSSVEPIVHFGLGKGTQEVDSLVVKWPDGKVQKLTGLASRQELVVHYSDAEEKLSPQKRAAWVSDLPSSSGLDFVHQEDGYDDFQYEPLLPHRNSAMGPGLAVGDIDQDGREDLFIGNGAGYTSQVFVQKAGGNFQVLKGPWEMDKEQEDTGAIWFDADQDGDLDLYVVSGGNDKNKPADYYQDRLYVNMPAGFKKHSKATSATQGISGKTVCPFDVDGDGDLDLFIGGRIVPGHYPSPPKSIILVNNGQKNGDLEFEKLEGGLENELLGLVTDAVVTDLNHDGRDDLVVVGEWMNVTMLLNTPEGMKDVTEEEGLAGTRGWWYTVEKTDLDGDGKADFLLGNLGLNYKYKTSEPSPFTIYLNDFDENGTSDIVLSYEKKGKQLPVRGRECSSQQVPTIAKRFETYSAFASASLEDIYGKKMLENSLSYDVNTFASSWLHRDDEGKWQLSPLPQALQLSAIRDFLPVFINDDDKPDYIATGNLYQSEVETPRNDAGYGKMLLTTTEGALLPVPSSESGLYIKGEVMASSSIRLEGGQQALVFGINSGRLKVVTLDKP from the coding sequence ATGAACAACAGCTACCCAACATTACTATTATTGCTATGTACGGTAATTGTAAGCTGTACAAGGTCTTCTTCTGATAAAAGTTCTGCTCCACTGTTTTCGCCGGTTGTGCCACAAAGCAGTAATGTTCATTTTTCGAACGATATCATTGAAAACGATACCCTTAACTATTTCAACTTTCCTTACCTGTACATGGGTGGGGGCGTGGCCATTGGAGATGTAAATGGCGATGACCTGTCCGATATTTACCTTACAGGAAATCAAAAACCCAACAAGCTGTACCTAAATCAAGGTGATTTCTCTTTTAAGGATGTAAGTGAAACTGCTGGAGTACAGGGCGATGGGAGATGGTATACAGGGACTTTAATGGCCGATTTTAACCAAGACGGTTGGCTGGATATTTATGCCTGTGTATCCGGAAAAAGCGGGCGTACCGATAACCAGCTTTTTATAAACAACCAAGATGGTACTTTTTCTGAAATGGCATCCACTTATGGCCTAGATGACCTAGGGCACTCTATTCATGCCACTACGGTTGACTTTGACCGAGATGGTTTGTTGGATGTTTTTGTGGCCAATTATCCTTTGGTACCTGTCAGCCAAGGGAACTTGTTCTATAAAGAATTGATGGATCAAAATAGCTGGGAGGATGCAGGCCACTTATACAGAAACTTAGGAAATGGAAACTTCCAAGAGGTGACAGCCGAGGCCGGGATACAGAACTTTGGCCTAACTTTAGGAGTAATGGCAGCAGATTTCAATGATGATGGTTGGGACGACCTTTATCTTTCCAATGACTTTAATGTCCCGGATTATTTTTATATCAATAACCAAGATGGGACATTCAGGGAGGTCTCGCAGGAAGCGATGAACCAAACGAGTATGTTTGGAATGGGCATAGATGTGGGGGATGTCAATAGGGATGGACTATTGGACCTGGTGCAAGTGGACATGACTCCTGAAGACCACCAGCGTTCCAAAACCAATATGGCCAGTATGAGCCCGAGGACTTTTTATGAGGCTGTAGCCCTAGGCTTTCATTACCAGTATATGCAAAACAGTCTTCAGCTAAACCAAGGAAGCAATAAGCAAACACCTATGTTCAGTAATATTGCCCGGTATGCGGGAATAGCTACCACGGACTGGAGCTGGGCTCCATTATTGGCAGATTTGGATAATGATGGTTTTGCTGACCTTTTTGTGACCAATGGCATGAAAAGGGATGTTAATAATAATGATGCCAACATGGAAATCGATGAGCAGTCATTTTTTGGAAATGACCTGGTATTGGATATCAATAAACTACCCAGTACGCCCATTTCCAATTATGCGTTTAAGAACATAGATGGGCTGCAATTCCAAAAAACCAGCAAAGACTGGGGCTTGGATCAGCCTGGGTTTTCCAATGGTGCAGCTTATGCCGATCTGGACAGTGATGGAGATTTGGATTTGGTAATCAATAACCTTGGCGATAAGGCATCCATCTACGAAAATTCAGGCACTGGAAATTCATTTTTAAGAGTGAAACTACAGGGAGCCGCCAACAATCCTTTTGGGATAGGAACCAAATTAGAAGTTTACTACCAAGGGAACCAACAATTTATACAGCACATCACTTCTAGGGGATTTCAATCAAGTGTGGAACCTATCGTTCACTTTGGCTTGGGAAAAGGGACACAGGAAGTCGATTCATTGGTAGTCAAATGGCCGGACGGAAAAGTACAGAAGCTAACCGGCCTAGCGTCTCGTCAAGAGCTCGTTGTCCACTATTCTGATGCAGAAGAGAAGCTATCCCCCCAAAAAAGGGCCGCTTGGGTGAGTGACTTACCCTCTTCTTCAGGATTGGATTTTGTCCATCAGGAGGATGGATATGACGACTTCCAATATGAGCCACTTTTGCCGCATCGCAATTCGGCGATGGGGCCGGGGCTAGCAGTAGGAGATATTGACCAAGACGGTAGGGAAGACCTGTTTATCGGTAATGGGGCAGGATATACATCTCAGGTCTTTGTCCAAAAGGCAGGAGGCAACTTTCAGGTATTGAAGGGGCCATGGGAGATGGATAAAGAGCAAGAAGATACTGGGGCGATATGGTTTGATGCAGACCAAGATGGGGACCTTGACCTCTATGTAGTTAGTGGCGGAAATGATAAGAATAAACCTGCCGATTATTATCAGGATAGGTTGTATGTCAATATGCCCGCTGGTTTTAAAAAGCATTCCAAAGCCACATCGGCGACCCAAGGGATAAGTGGTAAGACGGTGTGTCCATTTGACGTGGACGGTGATGGAGATTTGGATTTGTTTATAGGAGGGAGGATTGTCCCGGGGCATTACCCAAGCCCGCCTAAGAGTATAATATTGGTAAATAATGGACAAAAAAACGGTGACCTGGAATTTGAAAAACTGGAAGGTGGTCTGGAAAACGAGCTGTTGGGCTTGGTGACGGATGCTGTGGTCACTGACTTAAACCACGACGGCAGGGATGATTTAGTGGTGGTGGGAGAGTGGATGAATGTCACCATGCTGCTCAATACCCCAGAAGGGATGAAGGACGTTACCGAGGAGGAAGGATTGGCAGGGACCAGAGGCTGGTGGTATACCGTAGAAAAGACCGACTTGGATGGAGATGGAAAAGCCGATTTTCTCTTAGGAAACCTGGGCCTTAACTATAAGTATAAGACCAGTGAACCTTCTCCATTTACGATTTATCTCAATGACTTTGATGAGAACGGCACCTCTGATATTGTGCTGAGCTATGAAAAGAAAGGAAAGCAATTGCCGGTACGTGGTAGGGAGTGTTCTTCCCAGCAAGTGCCGACGATCGCCAAAAGGTTTGAAACCTATTCAGCTTTTGCTTCTGCCAGCTTGGAAGATATTTACGGGAAGAAGATGCTTGAAAACTCGTTGTCCTATGATGTAAATACCTTTGCCAGCTCTTGGCTACATAGGGATGATGAGGGTAAATGGCAGCTGAGTCCATTGCCTCAAGCATTACAGCTTTCGGCCATTCGGGATTTTTTGCCGGTTTTCATAAATGATGATGACAAGCCTGATTATATTGCTACAGGTAACCTGTACCAGTCGGAGGTAGAAACCCCGAGAAATGATGCAGGTTATGGAAAAATGCTACTGACCACCACAGAGGGTGCGCTCTTGCCGGTGCCCTCGTCCGAGTCCGGGCTTTATATCAAGGGGGAGGTAATGGCATCCTCCAGCATTCGACTTGAGGGGGGACAGCAGGCGTTGGTGTTTGGCATTAATAGCGGTAGGCTAAAGGTAGTAACGTTGGATAAACCATAA